In Methanofervidicoccus sp. A16, the sequence GTCCTTCCTGTGGATTTGAAGGTCCATAAAAGTAAAAAGGTGTAAGTATGGCAACAGTTATCGCAAAGGTAAAGATTATGCCAGTAAATCCTGAAGTAGATAGAGAGAGTTTGAAGGAAAAAATAAAGAAAACTGTAGAAAATATGGGAATAAAGTGCTTAAATATTTTAGAGGAGCCTTTAGCCTTTGGACTTTATGCTATCTACGTCCTGGTAGAGATGGAGGAGAAGGAAGGGGGAACTGAACCTCTAGAAAAAGAATTGAGTAATTTAGAAGATGTAGAAAGTGTAGATGTTGTAGAGGTATCTTTAGCCTAACTATTTTATAATAAAAATTTTTATAAATAGTATTATTATAATTATTGATAATTTTTTTGAATACTATAACTCTTTAGGTTATATCTATGGTAAAGTATATAAAGAAGTTTAATGAATTTAAGGAGTTTGTAGATTTTATAGAAAAAAAGGGATATACCCTAAGAGTACGTTATAAGAGAGATCTTGTTTTAGAAATAGGTAGTAAAAAACCTAACTTCCTCCTAAAAAACACAGTAGGGAATGTTAGGGTCTGTTATTTCAACGCTTTAAAATTGATGTGGAAGTTAGGTATCTCAATGATAAAAAGTTAAGGTGAGGGGTATGGGAAAGTTAAAGTACAAGATTAAAACTGATCCAAATAAAACTACAAGGGCTATGGGTAGGGCTCTCAGAATATCTAGAAAACATGCTGTAGAGATATGTAGGGAGATAAAGGGCATGAAACTTGATGAGGCCATGAGGTACCTAAGGAGGGTAATTGAGTTGAAACAGGTTGTTCCATTTAAGAGACATGGGAAAGAGGTAGGCCATAAGAAGGGTAAGTATGGCTGGGGTGCAGGGAGATATCCACAGAAGGCTGCAAGGGAGATACTGAAAGTCTTAGAGAATGCTAAGAGTAACGCAGAGTACAAGGGGTTAAATGTAGACAAACTTAGGATAAAACATATCTCCTCAAATAAAGGGTTTACTATAAAAAGATACATGCCAAGGGCCTACGGTAGGGCTACACCTAAGTTCCAGGAAACTGTACACATCCAGGTAATATTGGAGGAGTACCAATAAATTAAAGAAGGTGAAGAAGATGATCGAGAGAGTATTTATAAAGGAGCATGTTATTGAGGCACTTGTAGATGAGTACCTAAAGAACAGGTTAACTAGAGCAGGATACAGCCATATGGAGATGAAAAAAACACCTATTGGAACAAGGATTATTGTATACGCCGAAAGACCAGGTCTAGTTATTGGTAGAAGGGGTAGACTTGTAAAGGAGTTGACAGAAACAATTGCACAGGAGTTCGGTGTAGAGAATCCACAGATAGAAGTAAAACAGGTTGAAAACCCTGATTTAGATCCTGCAATTGTTGCCCAGAAGATAGCCTCTGCCCTTGAGAGGGGAATGCACTTCAGAAGAGTTGCCCACGCAGCAGTTAGAAGGGTAATGGGAGCAGGGGCTAAAGGGGTTGTAGTAATCATCTCAGGAAAGTTAACTGGAGAGAGGGCTAGAACCGAGAAGTTTATGGAAGGGTATATGAAACACTGTGGAGAGCCCTCTGAAGACCTCGTTAGGAAGGCTCACAGAGTAGCAAAGTTGAAGTTAGGTATAATTGGAGTAACTGTAAAACTTGTACCTCCAGATGTTATACTACCTGATGAGGTTATTATAAAGGAGGAGGAAGGCAAAAAGGTAGAGGAAGTAAGTAGTGTCGAAGAACAGTAAAAAGGTGAGATTATGGCAATACTAAGGGCCCAGGAAATTAGGGAGATGAGTATCTCTGAGATGAAGGAGAAGTTGATGGAGTTGAAGAGGGAACTTCTTAAGGAATACACCAACAAGGCTACTAGTGGTTCTCCTTCAAACCCAGGTAGAATGAGAGAGATAAGGAGAACAATAGCAAGAATATACACCATTATGAATGAGAAGAGATATAAAAAACAATAAAAGTTATATACCACATCTTAATTATAGAGTAAAAAACACTAATAAATTAGAGGTGCAGTGATGCCCGAGATCTGTCCAAGGTGTGGGCTACCTAAGGAACTGTGTGTATGTGAGGAAATTGCTAAGGAAGAACAAAAAATAAAAATCTACGTTACAAAGAGAAGGTTTGGGAAGTTAATGACCATTATAGAGGGTATAGACACAGACCTTATCGATATAAAAGATCTTGCAAAGAAGTTAAAAGATATCTGTGCATGTGGAGGAACTGTAAAAAAGGACTCCATAGAACTCCAGGGAGACCAGAGAAGGAGAGTAGAGGAGGCCCTTATCAAAATGGGCTTCTCCAAAGATACGATTGAAATCAGATGATGTTCCTATGATAACACCCTATAATATACTTAGACATGAGTTGATAGGGTTGGATGTAGAGATTGTAGAGGCATCCAACCCATCATTAGTAGGTGTAAAAGGTAGGGTTGTTGATGAAACGAGAAATACCCTCATTATAGAGAAGAGTAACGGTAAGGAGATAGTTGTACCTAAGGATATTGCAGTATTTAAATTTAAGTTGGGAGACAATAAGTACGTTAAGGTTATAGGTAGCCTTTTAATAGGCAGGCCAGAGGATAGGTTGAAAAGGAAAATTAAAAATATCTATCCCTACTAATACTGTTTTGATCTAGTACCTATTCGACGAAACTTTTAAATACTTTTTAAAGTTTATCTCAAAAGGGTTATTTTTAAGGTTTTAATACCCTCCCTTGTTTTTCTTATATATTTCATAATCCTATTAGTATTAAAAATCAGCAAATGGAGGTAGTACTATGAGAAACATAGGTATAGATGTGAAGTATCCAGAAAATACCTGTGACGATCCTCACTGTCCATTCCACGGCAAGTTGTCTGTAAGGGGGCAGATATTCGAAGGTATTGTAGTAAGTGATAAAGCACCTAGAACTGTTGTAGTTAAAAGGGAAATAACTAAATACATTCCAAAGTATGAAAGGTATGAAAAGAGAACCAGTAAGATAGTTGCCCATAATCCACCATGTATTCATGCAAAAGTTGGAGATAAAGTAAGAATTGCAGAATGTAGACCTATCAGTAAAACCAAGGCTTTTGTAGTTATTGAAAAGATTGAGGAAGAAAAGTAAGGTGAGATTATGAGAGGTATTGGTTCAAAAATAACTAGGGCTCTACCAAATGGAGCGAGGGTAATATGTGCAGATAACACTGGAGCAAGGGAGTTGGAGATCATTGCAGTTAAGAATTACAAAGGTGTGGCAAGAAGGCTTCCTGCTGCAGGAGTAGGTAGTATGGTTATAGTTTCAGTTAAAAAGGGAACACCTGAGATGAGAAAACAGGTACTACCTGCTATAATAATCAGACAGAAGAAGGAGTATAGGAGACCAGATGGTACAAGAGTTAAATTTGAAGACAACGCCGCTGTAATAGTTACTCCAGATGGAAACCCAAAAGGTTCAGAGATAAAGGGACCTGTTGCAAAGGAAGCTGCCGAAAGGTGGCCTGGTATAGCAAGATTGGCTAGAATAATTGTATAAAACAAAGAGGGTGAATAGAGATGGTAGCCCTAACAAGATCTAAACAACCAAGAAAACAGAGAAAGGCTCTATTTAATGCACCTCTCCATAGAAGACGCCAAATAATGTCTGCAATGCTCTCAAAAGAGTTGAAAGAGAAGTACAAAAAAAATGCCCTCCCTGTAAGGAAGGGAGATGTTGTAAGGATAATGAGAGGAGATTTTAAAAACGTTGAAGGAGAGGTTTTAAAGGTTGATTACAAGTCCTACAGGATACATGTAGAGGGGGCATTTATCAAAAAGCAGAATGGTAAAGAGGTACCTTATCCTATACATCCATCCAATGTAATGATTGTAAAGTTAGATGAATCGGATGAGAAAAGATTTAGATTCTTAGAGAGAAACAAAAAATAAGAGGTGTAAATAATGGCTAGTAAGGGATCTAAAAAACATCTTAAAAGATATCCTGCCCCAGCAAAGTGGAAACTTCCAAGAAAGGTTAAAAAGTTCGTTACTAAGCCTTCTCCTGGACCTCATTCTATAGAGAACTCCCTGCCTCTTCTGTTAATAGTAAGGGATCTCTTAGGTTATGCTGACAATGGAAGGGAGGCTAAGAAAATTATTAAAATGGGTAAGATACTTGTTGATGGGGTAGTTAGAAAGGACCATAAATTTCCCGTTGGATTGATGGATATACTCTCTATCCCAGACACTGGGGAAGATTTCTTAGTCCTATTTGACAAAAAAGGTAGAATAACTCTGAAGAAAACAGATAGAAATGACATGAAGTTATGTAAAATTAGAAACAAGACTGTAATAAAAGGGGGACATATTCAGTTAAATCTCCATGATGGTAGAAACCAGATTGTATACGTTTCAGATCCAACTAAGGCGGAAGAGGATGTTTATAAAACTGGCGATACAGTGATACTCTCTATCCCAGAGCAGAAGTTGTTGGATCATATTCCCTTTGAAGAGGGCAAATTGGCCTATATTACAGGAGGAAAGCATATTGGCGATATTGCAAGGATAATAAGTGTAGAGAAAAGAAAACTCCACCCAGACATTGTAACACTTGAAACAAAAGATGGAGAGGAGTTTAAAACTATTAAAGACTATGTATTTGTAGTAGGTGATGAGGAGCCTGTTCTATCTGCATTGAAAAACCTGTAATAGGTGAAAGAGATGTCTTACTTGGAACTATGGGAAAAACAGCCTATGTGTAAACCGAGGATTGAGAAGGTTACAGTTAATATGGGAATAGGGGAAAGTGGAGATAGGTTGTTAAAAGGTGAAAAGGTCCTTGAAGAACTTACTGGACAGAAGCCTGTTAGAACCCGTGCTAAACAGACAAACCCAGCATTTGGTATAAGGAAGAAACTTCCAATAGGTTTGAAGGTTACACTGAGGGGTAAGAGGGCTGAAGAATTCTTAAAAAATGCATTTATCGCATTTAAAGCTGCTGGAAAAACTTTATACTCCTATTCCTTTGATGAGAGAGGTAACTTCTCCTTCGGTATTCCAGAACATATCGACTTCCCTGGACAGAAGTACGATCCTGAGATCGGTACCTTTGGGATGGATGTCTGTGTAACACTTGAAAAACCTGGATATAGGGTTAAAAGAAGGAAAATCAGTAGAAGTAGAATCCCAAAGAGACACCAGGTAAAGAAGGAGGAGGCTATTGAGTATATAAAAACAACCTTTAATATCGATATAGTGGAAGAAGAATAAAGAAGGTGAAAATATGGTAGAGATTGAAGAGAAAAGGCAAAATCAGAGAGTATGTAAAAGATGTGGAAGGAAGGTAAGGGGAATAATTAGGAAGTACGGTTTGTATCTATGTAGGCAGTGTTTTAGAGAGGTGGCTCCTCAGTTAGGATTTAAAAAACTGGATTAAAAAAATTTTGGAGGTAGGAATATGAGTCTAATGGACCCTCTTGCAAATGCATTAAACCATCTCTCCAACTGTGAGAGGGTGGGTAAAAAAGTAGTTTATATAAAACCAGCCTCTAAGTTGATAGGAAGAGTATTGAAAGTTATGCAGGATAACGGATATATTGGAAATTTTGAATACATAGAGGATGGTAGGGGAGGAATATATAAGGTGGAACTAATAGGTAAGATAAACAAGTGTGGTGCAATTAAACCGAGATACGCTGTTAAAAAGAACGAATTTGAAAAGTTTGAAAAGAGATACCTCCCTGCAAAGGGATTCGGTCTCTTAATTGTAAGTACTCCTGAGGGATTGATGACCCACGAGGAGGCTAAGACAAAGGGTGTTGGTGGTAGACTGATCTCCTACGTCTATTAAATCTCTTCTATTATATTCATTAAAAAAATTATAATAATTAAAATAATTAAAAATTTAAAAGGAGATACTATGCCAGTTGCTGCAGTTATTAGGAAGGAGATTGAGATACCAGAGAACGTATCTGTGGAGATCAACGGTGATGAGGTTATAGTGAGATCTGGAGATAAGGAGTTAAGGAGAGTACTTTCGTATCCAAACGTTACTATAAAAACAGAGGGGAACAAGGTAATTGTAGAGAGTTTATTCCCAAGGAAGAAACACGCCGCTATGGTAGGGACTTTTGCAGCCCATATTAAAAACATGATAAAGGGCGTAACAGAGGGGTTTGAATACAAGTTGAAGATAAGGTACTCTCACTTCCCTATGAAGGTTACTGTCAAAGGTAATGAGGTAATAATAGACAACTTCTTAGGTGAAAAACACCCGAGGAGGGCAAAGATCTTAGATGGTGTAACAGTTAAGGTCAGTGGTGAGGATATAATTGTAAAGGGGATAGATAAGGAGAAGACAGGGCAAACTGCTGCAAACATTGAACAGGCTACAAAGGTTAAAGGAAGGGATATTAGGGTATTCCAAGATGGTATCTACATCGTCGAGAAGGCTGGAAAAACGATCTAAGGTGATCCTATGAGTAAGAGTAGGCTTCTAAGGTTAAAATTTAAGATGAAACAGAAAAGACCTAAATTTAGGAGACAGGAGTGGCACAGACATAAAAGGTTAGGTACCTCTTGGAGGAGACCTAAGGGCCTACAGAGTAGTATGAGAAAACAGTTGAAGGGTAGACCTGCTATAGTTAAGATAGGTTATAGATCCCCAGCTGCAGTTAGAGGATTGCATCCCTCAGGACTTGAGGATGTCCTAGTACACAACGTAAAGGAGTTGGAGAAGTTAGATCCTCAAACCCAGGGGGCGAGAATAGCCTCTACAGTAAGTAGGAGGAAGAGGATTGAAATAGTAAAGAGGGCTCAGGAGTTAGGTATAAGGATTTTAAATATATCAGAGGAGAAAATTACCGAACTCCTTAACTACAATAAGGAAAGTAAGAATGAAGATGATGAAAGTAAGGAGTAATTAGGTGATAGTATGGACGTATCAACCCAGAGAAGGATGGCTGCAGATATACTGGACTGTGGTATTGAGAGGGTATGGATAGATCCTGAGCACCTAGATAGAGTCAAGATGGCTATTACAAAGGACGATATTAGACAGTTGATCAAAGAGGGAATAATAGTTAAGAAACAGAAGAAGGGTATAAGTAGTGCAAGATCTAAGAAGTTGAAGGAGCAGAAGAAGAAGGGTAGGAGGAGAGGTCCTGGTTCAAGAAAAGGTGCTAAGGGAGCCAGAACACCTAAGAAGAGAAAGTGGATAAACACAATAAGACCTCTAAGAAGGATGCTAAGAGAACTTAGAGACAGTGGTATGATAGATAGGAGTACCTATAGAATGTTGTATAGAATGGCCAAGGGTGGAGCCTTCAGAAGTAGAAGCCACCTTAAGTTATATCTAGAGGAACATGAACTGTTGATAAAGGAGTAAATAATAGTTAAGGAGGGAGAAACATGGCACATGGTGCTAAGTACAGAGTTCCCTTTAGAAGGAGAAGAGAGGGAAAAACAGATTACAGGAGGAGATTGAGACTTTTACTCTCAAAAAAACCTAGGCTTGTAGTTAGAAAATCCCTAAATAACATAATAGTTCAGATCGTAGAGTACGACGAGAAGGGAGATAGGGTTGTAGTCTCAGCCCATACAAGGGAACTTTTAAAATTAGGATACAAGGGACACCGTGGAAATCTACCTGCAGCCTATCTAGTAGGATACCTCATTGGTAAAAAGGCACTTAAGAAGGGATATAATGAGGCAATCTTGGATATAGGACTACATGGTGCTACAAAGGGGGCTGCAGTTTTTGCCGTACTTAAGGGTGCCCTAGATGCTGGGATGGATATACCTCATGGGGAGAGTATTCTCCCAGATGAGGAGAGAATTAGGGGAGAGCACATTAGGAGGTATGCCCAGTTGTTAAAGGAGGAGGACGAGGAGAAGTATAAGAGACAGTTTTCAAAGTACCTAGAAAATGGATTACCTCCTGAGAATCTACCTGAACACTTTGAGGAGATAAAAGAGAAAATAGAAAAATTATAATTAAAAGGTGAAAAACATGAGTATGGATAGAAAGAGGTTTAATCTAGAGGCCTGGGAACCTAGGACCCAGGTAGGAAGGATGGTTAAAGAGGGCGAGATTACAGATATCGACTACATATTGGATAAGGGATTACCTATCTTGGAACCTGAGATAGTGGATGCCCTCCTTCCAGATATAACAGAGGAGGTTATAGACGTTGCCCTAGTTCAGAGGATGCACAAGTCAGGTAGGAGGGCAAGGTTCAGGGCTACAGTGGTGGTAGGTAATAAGAACGGATACGTTGGAGTAGGTATGGGGAAGGCTAAGGAGGTAGGACCTGCAATTAGAAAGGCAATTGCCCAGGCGAAGTTGTCCATAATTAGGGTGAAAAAGGGATGTGGATCCTGGGAGTGTGGATGTGGAAGACCTCACTCCATCCCATACGCTGTAAGGGGCAGATGCTCCAGTGTTAAGATAGAGATACTCCCTGCTCCAAGGGGAGTGGGACTTGTTGCAGGAGATGTTGCCAAAACTGTACTTGGATTGGCAGGTATAAAGGATGTTTGGACAAAGACCTTTGGAGATACGAGAACAACATACAACTTCGCTATGGCTACCTTTGACGCCCTCAACAAGTTGAACCGTGTCAGATACCAACCAGAGCATAAAAAACTCCTTGGTATTGCAGAGGGTAGGACATTCTAAGGTGATAATATGGCTTATGCAGTTGTGCGAGTTAGGGGTAGGGTAGGAGTTAGAGGAGATATTAGTGATACCCTTAAGATGCTTAGACTCCACAGGGTAAATCACTGTGTAATAGTACCAGAGACAGATACTTACAAAGGTATGCTTGAGAAGGTTAAGGATTACGTAACCTATGGAGAGATAGATAAAGATACCTTGATAAAGTTGATCCTCAAGAGGGGGAGGTTACCTGGAGATAGGAGAATAAGTGAGGAGAAGATAGAGGAGTTAATGGGGATGTCTGTTGAAGAGTTATCTGAGAAGATAATAAAGGGAGAGATACTCTTAAAGAATACACCTTTAAAACCTGTATTTAGACTCCATCCTCCAAGAAAGGGGTACGACAAGGCAGGTATAAAGAAGCCCTTCTCAGTAGGAGGTGCTCTCGGATACAGAGGTAGGGAGATAAACAAACTGTTAGAGAGGATGATGTAAAAAGGTGGTAACATGATAAGAAAACGTAGAAAGATCAGAAAGTTAAGGGGCAGTAGAACCTGTGGATACGGATCCCACAAGAAACACAGAGGAGCTGGAAACAGAGGAGGTAGAGGAATGGCAGGAGGACACAAACACAAGTGGATCCATATTGTAAAGTATAAACCAGATCACTTTGGAAAGTATGGATTCACAAGACATCCATCCCTCGTTAAAGAGTTAAGGACTATAAACTTAGGAGAGATCGATGAACTGGTACATAAGAATAGAGACATGTTTAAGGTAGAGGATGGAAAGATCGTCGTAGATGTAACAGAACTTAACTACGAGAAGGTTTTAGGAAAGGGTAAGATATCCTGTCCAATGATAATAAAGGCGATAGAGTTCTCAGAGAAGGCTAAGGAAAAAATAGAGTCTGCAGGTGGGGAACCTGTTGAGTTGTAATTATTTTTCCATTTTTTAATAATTTTAATAAAAATTATAATAATCATAAATTATAGTAAAAAATCCTCTCTAAGCACTGGAGAAAAATAACACTGTGGGAGTTAAATATCGGTGATATCTTGGAAGAATTCCTCCGTAAAATAAGGCCTATTTTGGAGTATATTCCAGAGGTCAAGAGACCTGAAAGGGAGATACCCTTTAAAGAGAAGTTGAAGTGGACTGGAATAGTTCTGGTCCTCTACTTCATTATGGGAACTATAGATCTGTACACTGGGGGAGCCCAGATACCTCCAGTATTTGAATTCTGGCAGACTGTAACTGCCTCTAAGATAGGTACCTTGATCACCTTAGGTATTGGGCCTATTGTTACTGCAGGTATAATAATGCAGTTGTTAGTTGGATCGGAAGTTATAAAGTTGGATCTCTCCAACCCTGAAAATAGGGCTTTATTTCAAGGTTTACAAAAGTTACTTGCTATATTTCTATCTTTCTTTGAAGGCGCCCTATTCGTCGGTGCAGGTGCCTTTGGACTTTTATCTCCTTTAATGGCGTTAATACTGATCCTCCAACTAGCCATAGGTGCGATACTCCTTATATACCTCGATGAGATCGTCTCAAGGTACGGAATAGGTTCAGGTATAGGTCTCTTCATTGCAGCGGGGGTATCTCAGACAATATTCGTAGGTGCCTTTGGGCCAGAGGGTTATTTCTGGAAGTTTATAGAGGCTATGATCCAGGGAGCACTTGGAGTGGCGTTAGAGTTCATACTTCCAATAATAGGTACAATTATAGTATTCCTCGTTGTTGTATATGCAGAGTGTTTGAGGGTGGAGATACCTCTTGCCCATGGTAGGATAAGGGGTGCAGTAGGTAAGTATCCAATAAAGTTCATATACGTGTCCAACCTTCCAGTTATCTTTGCTGCAGCCCTATTTGCCAACGTCCAACTCTGGGGTATGTTCCTGGAGAAGATGGGGTTTCCTATCCTGGGACATTTTGTAGAGGGGAGGGCCGTAGATGGTATAGCCTACTACTTTACAACACCTTACGGTATATCAAGTGTCCTATCTGATCCTATCCATGCTATAGTGTATACTATCCTTATGGTTGTATTCTGTATAATATTTGGAGTATTCTGGGTGGAAACATCTGGTTTAGATGCTAAATCCATGGCTAGAAGACTTGGAAGCCTTAACATGGCTATAAAGGGATTTAGAAAGAGCACTAAAGCAATTGAGCAGAGGCTAAAAAGGTATATAATGCCAATTACTGTAATGAGTTCTGCCTTCATCGGATTACTTGCAGCTGGGGCAGACTTCACAGGAGCCCTTGGAGGAGGTACTGGAGTATTACTTACAGTCTCTATAGTCTATAGGATGTACGAGCAGATTCTCCAGGAACAGATTTCCGAGTTACATCCCGTACTTTCAAAGTTCCTGAAAAAATAAGTTTGTTTTTTATTATAATATTCTTTTCCTCTAGAAAACCTCAAAAGGATAAATACAGGTTA encodes:
- the rplX gene encoding 50S ribosomal protein L24, which codes for MVALTRSKQPRKQRKALFNAPLHRRRQIMSAMLSKELKEKYKKNALPVRKGDVVRIMRGDFKNVEGEVLKVDYKSYRIHVEGAFIKKQNGKEVPYPIHPSNVMIVKLDESDEKRFRFLERNKK
- the rpmC gene encoding 50S ribosomal protein L29 encodes the protein MAILRAQEIREMSISEMKEKLMELKRELLKEYTNKATSGSPSNPGRMREIRRTIARIYTIMNEKRYKKQ
- a CDS encoding 50S ribosomal protein L19e, with product MDVSTQRRMAADILDCGIERVWIDPEHLDRVKMAITKDDIRQLIKEGIIVKKQKKGISSARSKKLKEQKKKGRRRGPGSRKGAKGARTPKKRKWINTIRPLRRMLRELRDSGMIDRSTYRMLYRMAKGGAFRSRSHLKLYLEEHELLIKE
- a CDS encoding 30S ribosomal protein S14, translated to MVEIEEKRQNQRVCKRCGRKVRGIIRKYGLYLCRQCFREVAPQLGFKKLD
- the rnp1 gene encoding ribonuclease P protein component 1 — encoded protein: MITPYNILRHELIGLDVEIVEASNPSLVGVKGRVVDETRNTLIIEKSNGKEIVVPKDIAVFKFKLGDNKYVKVIGSLLIGRPEDRLKRKIKNIYPY
- a CDS encoding 30S ribosomal protein S4e, with the protein product MASKGSKKHLKRYPAPAKWKLPRKVKKFVTKPSPGPHSIENSLPLLLIVRDLLGYADNGREAKKIIKMGKILVDGVVRKDHKFPVGLMDILSIPDTGEDFLVLFDKKGRITLKKTDRNDMKLCKIRNKTVIKGGHIQLNLHDGRNQIVYVSDPTKAEEDVYKTGDTVILSIPEQKLLDHIPFEEGKLAYITGGKHIGDIARIISVEKRKLHPDIVTLETKDGEEFKTIKDYVFVVGDEEPVLSALKNL
- a CDS encoding 50S ribosomal protein L5 is translated as MSYLELWEKQPMCKPRIEKVTVNMGIGESGDRLLKGEKVLEELTGQKPVRTRAKQTNPAFGIRKKLPIGLKVTLRGKRAEEFLKNAFIAFKAAGKTLYSYSFDERGNFSFGIPEHIDFPGQKYDPEIGTFGMDVCVTLEKPGYRVKRRKISRSRIPKRHQVKKEEAIEYIKTTFNIDIVEEE
- a CDS encoding 50S ribosomal protein L6; the protein is MPVAAVIRKEIEIPENVSVEINGDEVIVRSGDKELRRVLSYPNVTIKTEGNKVIVESLFPRKKHAAMVGTFAAHIKNMIKGVTEGFEYKLKIRYSHFPMKVTVKGNEVIIDNFLGEKHPRRAKILDGVTVKVSGEDIIVKGIDKEKTGQTAANIEQATKVKGRDIRVFQDGIYIVEKAGKTI
- a CDS encoding 50S ribosomal protein L32e, with protein sequence MSKSRLLRLKFKMKQKRPKFRRQEWHRHKRLGTSWRRPKGLQSSMRKQLKGRPAIVKIGYRSPAAVRGLHPSGLEDVLVHNVKELEKLDPQTQGARIASTVSRRKRIEIVKRAQELGIRILNISEEKITELLNYNKESKNEDDESKE
- a CDS encoding uL15 family ribosomal protein — encoded protein: MIRKRRKIRKLRGSRTCGYGSHKKHRGAGNRGGRGMAGGHKHKWIHIVKYKPDHFGKYGFTRHPSLVKELRTINLGEIDELVHKNRDMFKVEDGKIVVDVTELNYEKVLGKGKISCPMIIKAIEFSEKAKEKIESAGGEPVEL
- a CDS encoding 50S ribosomal protein L30; translated protein: MAYAVVRVRGRVGVRGDISDTLKMLRLHRVNHCVIVPETDTYKGMLEKVKDYVTYGEIDKDTLIKLILKRGRLPGDRRISEEKIEELMGMSVEELSEKIIKGEILLKNTPLKPVFRLHPPRKGYDKAGIKKPFSVGGALGYRGREINKLLERMM
- a CDS encoding 50S ribosomal protein L18, translating into MAHGAKYRVPFRRRREGKTDYRRRLRLLLSKKPRLVVRKSLNNIIVQIVEYDEKGDRVVVSAHTRELLKLGYKGHRGNLPAAYLVGYLIGKKALKKGYNEAILDIGLHGATKGAAVFAVLKGALDAGMDIPHGESILPDEERIRGEHIRRYAQLLKEEDEEKYKRQFSKYLENGLPPENLPEHFEEIKEKIEKL
- the yciH gene encoding stress response translation initiation inhibitor YciH, whose product is MPEICPRCGLPKELCVCEEIAKEEQKIKIYVTKRRFGKLMTIIEGIDTDLIDIKDLAKKLKDICACGGTVKKDSIELQGDQRRRVEEALIKMGFSKDTIEIR
- the rpsE gene encoding 30S ribosomal protein S5, whose translation is MDRKRFNLEAWEPRTQVGRMVKEGEITDIDYILDKGLPILEPEIVDALLPDITEEVIDVALVQRMHKSGRRARFRATVVVGNKNGYVGVGMGKAKEVGPAIRKAIAQAKLSIIRVKKGCGSWECGCGRPHSIPYAVRGRCSSVKIEILPAPRGVGLVAGDVAKTVLGLAGIKDVWTKTFGDTRTTYNFAMATFDALNKLNRVRYQPEHKKLLGIAEGRTF
- a CDS encoding 30S ribosomal protein S8, with amino-acid sequence MSLMDPLANALNHLSNCERVGKKVVYIKPASKLIGRVLKVMQDNGYIGNFEYIEDGRGGIYKVELIGKINKCGAIKPRYAVKKNEFEKFEKRYLPAKGFGLLIVSTPEGLMTHEEAKTKGVGGRLISYVY
- a CDS encoding 50S ribosomal protein L22 produces the protein MGKLKYKIKTDPNKTTRAMGRALRISRKHAVEICREIKGMKLDEAMRYLRRVIELKQVVPFKRHGKEVGHKKGKYGWGAGRYPQKAAREILKVLENAKSNAEYKGLNVDKLRIKHISSNKGFTIKRYMPRAYGRATPKFQETVHIQVILEEYQ
- a CDS encoding elongation factor 1-beta, yielding MATVIAKVKIMPVNPEVDRESLKEKIKKTVENMGIKCLNILEEPLAFGLYAIYVLVEMEEKEGGTEPLEKELSNLEDVESVDVVEVSLA
- the secY gene encoding preprotein translocase subunit SecY produces the protein MEEFLRKIRPILEYIPEVKRPEREIPFKEKLKWTGIVLVLYFIMGTIDLYTGGAQIPPVFEFWQTVTASKIGTLITLGIGPIVTAGIIMQLLVGSEVIKLDLSNPENRALFQGLQKLLAIFLSFFEGALFVGAGAFGLLSPLMALILILQLAIGAILLIYLDEIVSRYGIGSGIGLFIAAGVSQTIFVGAFGPEGYFWKFIEAMIQGALGVALEFILPIIGTIIVFLVVVYAECLRVEIPLAHGRIRGAVGKYPIKFIYVSNLPVIFAAALFANVQLWGMFLEKMGFPILGHFVEGRAVDGIAYYFTTPYGISSVLSDPIHAIVYTILMVVFCIIFGVFWVETSGLDAKSMARRLGSLNMAIKGFRKSTKAIEQRLKRYIMPITVMSSAFIGLLAAGADFTGALGGGTGVLLTVSIVYRMYEQILQEQISELHPVLSKFLKK
- a CDS encoding 50S ribosomal protein L14, giving the protein MRGIGSKITRALPNGARVICADNTGARELEIIAVKNYKGVARRLPAAGVGSMVIVSVKKGTPEMRKQVLPAIIIRQKKEYRRPDGTRVKFEDNAAVIVTPDGNPKGSEIKGPVAKEAAERWPGIARLARIIV
- a CDS encoding 30S ribosomal protein S17, with amino-acid sequence MRNIGIDVKYPENTCDDPHCPFHGKLSVRGQIFEGIVVSDKAPRTVVVKREITKYIPKYERYEKRTSKIVAHNPPCIHAKVGDKVRIAECRPISKTKAFVVIEKIEEEK
- a CDS encoding 30S ribosomal protein S3 → MIERVFIKEHVIEALVDEYLKNRLTRAGYSHMEMKKTPIGTRIIVYAERPGLVIGRRGRLVKELTETIAQEFGVENPQIEVKQVENPDLDPAIVAQKIASALERGMHFRRVAHAAVRRVMGAGAKGVVVIISGKLTGERARTEKFMEGYMKHCGEPSEDLVRKAHRVAKLKLGIIGVTVKLVPPDVILPDEVIIKEEEGKKVEEVSSVEEQ